The nucleotide sequence CACACAACTCCGCGGCCGTCCAAGGCGCCGCTCCCCATTCTCACCTGGCTGATCGGCGCCCTCTGCATCGCGTTCACGGCCGCTTTCCACATGGCGCCGGGCGGGCGCGCGTCGCAGTTCGAGGAGATCGGCCGCCTCGGCTACCTACCGCTGACGGCCATCTGGAGCGGAGGCTACACCGCGCTGTTCACCTCGGTCTTTGTACATAGCGGAGTCGTTCACCTCGCGGCCAACATGCTCGGGCTCCTCGTCGTCGGGCGCGTCCTCGAGGAGACGGTCCACCCGTTCGCGTGGTGCGCCTTCTTCGTCGCCGCCGCCGCGGTCGCGTCGGCGTCGGAGATAGCGCTCTCGAGCGTGGCGCCCATTGGCGTCTCCGGCGTCGTCTACGCCATGTTCGGCCTCGTGTGGGCGGGTCGGCGCGAGGTGCCGGTGTGGCGCACGGTGGCCACGCGCGGCAACCTTCTCATCGTGCTGGGGTGGGGGCTCTTCTGTGTGGCCGCCACCTGGCTGCACGTACTGCGCGTGGCGAACGGCGCCCATGCCGGCGGCTTCCTGTTCGGCCTGGCGTGCGGCTACCTTTTCGTGGCCCGGCGACACCGGCTGTTCGCGGCCGCGGCGCTCTGCGGAGTGGCGGCGCTCACCGTATGCTCGGTCTCGTGGATGCCCTGGTCGGCCTCCTGGACGCAGTGGAAGGGCGACCAGGAGGCGCTTGAGCGCAACGACGCGGCCGCGCTGCGCTGGTACCGGCGTTCGCTGCGGCTCGGCGCCCAGCCGCCGCCGGTGCTGGCGAAGATCCTCGTGGTGGAGCGCCGGCGCGGCAACGCGGCCGGGGCCGAGCGGGCCCTGCGCGAGCTCCTGCGCTACTCGGGCGCCCGCGTTCTGCGCGTCGAACCGTCCCCCGCGCCGAGGGCAGCGCCCGGCAAGGCGCCAGCGGACAGGACGCCGCCCACCGACCCGGCGCCGTACGACGGAGCGCCGTGAGCACCCCATTGCTGGCGCCATCCTTCCTACGCAAACTGGAACGGCTGGCCCTCGCCTCACGCCGGGCGTTCGCCGGGCAGATGAAAGGCGAGAACCGCGCGCCGCGGCGCGGAGCGAGCGTTGAGTTCGCCGACTATCGCGAGTACCAGCCGGGCGATGACCTGCGCTACGTCGACTGGAACACGGCCGCCCGCCTCGACCGGCTGTTCGTGAAGCTGTTCGTGGAGGAGGAGGACGTGCTGCTCGCCCTTCTGCTGGACACGAGCGCCAGCATGGGGTTCGGCGAGCCGGCCAAGCTGGAGGTCGCCATCCGCGTGGCGGCGGCGCTCGGTTACGTCGGTCTGATCCAGCACGACCGAGTGCGCGTCGCCGCGTTCCCCGGCGCCCCCGGAACGGCGCCGGCGCCGCGCCGGGGGCGCGCCGCCGTGCCGCCCTTCTTCGCGCACCTCGCGGCGCTGCGAGCCGAGGGCGGCGCACCACTCGGGCCGGCGCTGCGCGACTGGGCGGCCGCAAGCCGCGGGCGCGGCATCGCCGTGGTGATCTCGGACTTCATGGACACATCCTGGCGCGAGGGGGTCGGCGCGCTCGTGGCGCGCGACTTCCAGGCGACGCTCCTTCACCTGCTCTCCCCCGAGGAGCTCGTGCCGACGGTGCGCGGCGACGTGGCGCTCATCGACAGCGAGACGCGGGCGACGCTGCCGTTGAGCGTGGGCCCCGCACTGCTCGCCCGCTACCAGGCCGCCCTAGCCGCGCACTGCGACGGGATCCGCGCCTTCGCCCGGGCCCGGGGAGCGGGCTACCTGCGCGTCTCGACCGGCGCGACTCTGGAGGACATCGTGCTCAAGCAGCTCCGCCGCGCGGGCGTGGCGGTCTGAGATGGCCCTCGCGCGCCGCCTCGCCGCCGTCGCCCCCCTGCTCACGCTTGCCCTCGCCGGCGCAGTCTGGTACCGGACGGCCCCCGCGCCCCGCCCGCTCTCGCGCGTTGCAGCGCGAGTGCTGGGACCGCGCGAGCTCTCCGCGCTCCGGCAGGCCCCCGACCCCGGCTCGAGCTTCCGCGCCCCCGACGCGATCTTCGGCGCCGTGCGCGTGTCCGACCTGTCGGCCGTCACGATCGCGATGGCGCCCACCGAGGACGGTCGGTACATCCCGCAGGCGTTCCGAATCCAGTGGGCCGCGCGCACCAAGACGCCCCTCGCCACCGTCAATGCCGCGCTGCGCGCCTGGGCTCGTGACGGCGTGCCCGATCCCTTCTGGCCCAACTGGTCACCTGACGGCCGGTGGCTCGTGTGGCCGGACGCGCGCGCCGACAACCTGATGCTCGTGTCGGTGGACGACGGGACCTCCCGCCGCTGCCGTGCGCCCTTCTCGCTGGACGGCATGGCGATCCACTGGCTGCCCGACAGCTCTGGATGGGTTGCTCTCGCCCGCCCGGAAGGCGACGCCGTGGCCTACCACTACATGACGGACCGCCCCGAGCCCATCCGGCACACCCCGCTCGCCGGCCTGTCCGGCGTGTGGCGCTCGATCGGGGTCACGAGCTACGGCATCCTGCTGCTCGCCATCCCACGCATCGGCGCGGACGGCACGCCCGGCGTGCGTGTCGTGCAGTACGACCTGGGCACCGGCCACCCACAGCCCCGGCCGCTTGGCGCCCTCTCCTTCCCGGGCATGGCGCTGCAGGAGGCGGCTTGCTCGCCGCGCGGCGACCGAATCGCCTGGCTCTTCGCGCCGCGGGAGGGCATACGCCGGCCCGGCCTTGCTGCGCGAATCCGGTTGCGCCTGCTCCCGGCGTCCGGTACGGTCTCTATGTCGGGCCTCTGGCTGAGCGCGCCGGACGGATCCAGACTCCGCAGGCTCGCCGACGTGGAGCCGGGCGATCTGCCTCGTCAGCTCGCCTGGGAGCGCGACGGCCGACGGCTCCGATTCGCCTACCAACAGGCTCTCTACGCGCTCACGGTCGAATGACCGGCGCCTCGGGCGGCACGGGCCCATGACCCTGCTCTCGCCGCTCTCCCTTCTCTGGTTCCTGCCCGCCGCGGGCGCGATCCTCGCGCTCTACTTCCTGCGACTTCGCCGCCGCGACGTGCCCGTGCCCTCGCTGCTCCTGTGGAGCCGCGCGGTGCGCGATGTGCAGGCCAACGCCCCCTTTCAGCGGCTGCGCTTCCGATGGCTGCTGGTCCTGCAACTCCTGCTCGCCCTGCTGCTTTCCCTGGCGCTCGCCGAGCCGGTCGTGCGCGCGACCGCGCTCGGCGGACGCCGGCTCGTCGTCGTGCTCGACTCCTCGGCCTCCATGGCCGCCACGGACGCCCGGCCGACCCGGCTGGAGGCGGCGCGCGCCGCTGCCCGACGCCTGGTGAGCGAAATGAACCCGGGCGATCGAATGGTGGTCATCGAGGCCGGCCCGCGCGCACAGGCGCTCACGGCGTTCAGCGACGACCGCGCCGCGCTGTTGCGCGCGATCGACGGCGTCGCGCAGACGGACGCGCCCGCGCGCATGGGCGACGCGGCCACGCTCGCCGCGGCCCTGGCGGGCGCGCCCGACGCAGGCCGCGTCGACCTGTTCTCGGATGGCGCCTTCACGCTCCCGCCCGGCGCCTCCTGGGGGCCGGCGGGCGTGGTCCTCCACCGCGTGGGCCGCGGCGGCGCCAATCTAGCCATCGTCGCGGCCGAGTTGCGCCCGGAGCCGCGCCGCCCCAGAACGATGCGCCTTTTCGTGGCGCTGCGGAGCTGGCTGTCGACTGAACGCCGCGTGATCCTCGAGCTCCGTCGGAGCCCGCCTTCGGCGCGCGGTGTCGGCGGTGAGCTCGTCGACGCGCAGGAGGCGATCGTGGCGGCGGGCGCCCCGGCGACGGTGACGTTCGAAGTGCCCATCGGAGAAGGCGGCACGACGTGGCTCGTCCACGTTGACACCGGCGATCCGCTCCCGACGGACGACACCGTTCGCGTGATCGCCGCCCCACCGCGCCCGATTCACGTGCTGCTCGTGACGCGCGGCAACCGCTATCTCCAGGCCGCGCTTGCGGTGATCCCGGGTTCGCGCGTGACGGTCCGCCCGCCAGGCCGCATCGACGACGCAGACGCCTACGACGTGGTGGTCCTGGACCGCTGGGCGCCTGCGCGTCCCCTTCCGGCCAGTACGCTCTGGGTGGATTGCTCGGGGGAGGGGGCCCCGGCGCGCCCCATGGGCGCCAGGGCGACGAACGCCGTCATCCCGGTGGAGACCGACCACCCTCTCCTGCGCGACGTGGACCTGGGCGCGGCCCGCTGGCGCGCCGTGCACCCCGGCGAGCCCCAGGAATGGGCGCGAGAGATCGCGTCCGCCGGGCCGGGCGCCGCCATCGTGGCGGGCGAGTCCGACGCGACGCGCGCGCTCTGGCTGGGCTTCGCGCTCGACACGTCGGCGGGCGCCTTCCCGCTCGCCGCCTCCTATCCGGTCTTCGTGATGAACGTCGTGCGCTGGCTGGCCCGCGCGGAGCCCGCCGGCGCGGTGCACACCGGGGAGTCCGTGAGGTTGGACGTGCCCTCGGCGCCCGGGCGGATCGTGGTAGAGCGCCCGGATGGCTCGCGCCGAACCATGACGGCGCCGCGCGGCGGCCAGGCGACCTTTGCCGACACCGTGCTGGCCGGGCTCTACCGGGTCACCGGCCCGGGCGGCTATCGCCGCGTGTTCGCGGCGAACCTGGCGAACGCCGCCGAATCGGACATCGCGCCGCGCGAGGTCGGGCCGGCGCCGAAGGGCCCACTCCCCGGTCGGCCGGTAGTGATCACGCGGCCGCTGTGGCCGCTCTTGCTGATCGGAGCGCTCGCGCTGCTGTTGCTCGAATGGTGGCTCTACCACCGCCGCCCGGAGCTGAGCTGATGGACCGTGACGCGCTCGCGCTGCACGCGCCCGCGCCACGCGCGTTGACAGGCGCGCGCGGGCCGTGCTATAATCCCGCGGTTGTCGGCTCGTGTCGGCAGCCCTTGCCGTGCGGGCGAGTGGTGGAATGGCAGACACGCTGGTCTTAGGAACCAGTGCCGAAAGGCGTAGGAGTTCGACTCTCCTCTCGCCCACCCCTGCCCGGTCGACGCGGGAGTAGCTCAGTGGTAGAGCGCCTCCTTGCCAAGGAGGAGGTCGCGGGTTCGAAACCCGTCTCCCGCTCCAGAACCCCACCCCGCGAACGCGGGGGTCGCTCATTCCAGCCCCTCAGAGTGCGCGTGCACCCGGAGGGGCTTCGCGTTATGCCGGGCGCTCCCCTCCCCCTCGCGCCCACAGCGGGCGAGTTGCCGCCGGCACAGGAACGGATGGCCAGCACCACCAGCAAGGTGATGGACCGGGCGAGGCCGCCGAACCGCTTCGCGGGACTGTGCCCGGCGGTGCTCGACCACGTCGCGACCCGTTGTTGCGGCAAGACGCTGAACCTCGACAGTAAGGCGGTACGATGCCGTCTCCGCCGGCTCGAGTGGCGAGAGGGCATCGCCAGGTATCTCGCGCGGACGATCGCGAGCTCACCGCCGAACGGCGCGACATTGAGTTGGACCGCGCCGACCACCACCTGTCCGAGACGAAGCCGTTCACTTGGCGCCGCCGCGCGCGGCGAATCCTGCTCGCGGTTCCGGGCGCACGATCCAGGCCGAGCGGCGCGATCGGCTTCAGTCAGCCGGACCGGGTCATTGTGCTGATAGCGAATAGCAGCACCGCTAGCAGGATCGTCGGGACCAGGGGCCTGATGTGGGAGGGCACGGCGGCGAAGGAAGAGGCCCTCGGTAGCTGGTAGAAGCGCGTCAGCGCAGCAACGGGAGTTGTATGGTGCTACGCGCGAATCAATCGGACTGACCTCGGTCCAGCCCATGCGACCGGCTTGGTGGATGTCCTCAACGGCAAGCGATCCTCGGCATCGTGAGGAGGTCCCCAGTAGCAGTATGCAGCGGACGGTCCGCTGCGCGGCCTGCCGCTGAACTGGGGCGTTAGCCAGACAAGAGAACATGAGCGTACAAGAAGTTGATTCGTTCCCGCCGGAGGTGGTCAGGGAGCTCAAGACGTACGTCTACAGGCTCATCGACCCGCGAAACGGCGAGACGTTCTACGTGGGAAAAGGGAAGGGCAATCGCGTCTTCGCGCACATCCGCGGCGAGGAGGGACTTGAGGACGACGAGGCCAACAGCAAGCTCAAGCGCATCCGGCAGATACGACTCGCTGGATTTGAGGTTGCCCACGTCATTCATCGCCACGGCATGGATGAGGCGACCGCCTTCGAGGTCGAGGCTGCCCTCATGGACGCATACCCGGGGCTCGCCAACATCGCCGGAGGAACGGGCGGTGACTACGGGGCCATGCACGCCCAGGAGATCGTTCGTCGCTACTCTGCGGAGCTGGCCGTGTTCCAGCACAGGGCGCTCCTTATCAACGTCAGCCGGAGTGCGGTGGAGCGGTCCCTCTACGAAGCCACCCGATACGCATGGAAGATCGACAAGCGAAAGGCGAAGCAGACAGAGGTCATCCTCCCTACCATGCAGGGTTTGATCGTGGGCGCGTTCATTGCGCACGACTGGCTAGAGGCGACGGCGGCCAACTTCCCAGACCGCGCGGAAGCCAATGGCCTTCCGGGTCGCTTCGGCTTCGTCGGCGAGGAGGCACCAGAGGACATGCAGTGCCTCTACGTTGGCAAACGGGCTCCAAACGAGCACCGGAAGCGGGGCGCAGCGAACCCGATCAGATACACCTGGAAGTGATAGGTGATGGTCTTGATCGCGCCGCCGCCTAACAACAGCATCAGCGGACGGTCCGCTGCGCGGCCCGCCGCTGAACCGGGACGTTAGCTCGACTGTTGAGAAGGTGAAATGGAGTTGCGGGGGCGTAGCGGGTGTCGGTGGAGATTGTTGGCAGCATCAGCCACATCAAGACCATCGCGGTGGGGCGCGGCATCCGCGATGCGGACGCGGCTTGAGCGTGTGTATGGGCCTGGGCGCTGGCGCAAGAGGAAGGGGGTAGCCCGAGTCAGGATCGGACCCGGCCATACGGTCGTGGCGGAGGTACACTGGTACGAAGCATCTGGGGGTCGGACGCAAGGAGTTCAAAATCAAGCGCATTCTGAGCGAGTGACCATGCGAGGACAATCGAACGGAAGGCAGTACGTCATCTGCGTCTCGAATCGGGGGTTCAGGGCGTCTTTGCTGGTGAGGCGGATCTACCGCACGAAGCCGGACCCGCAGGCGGCAAAGCACGGGCTCATTAGTCGTTGACGAATCGGGCGAGGACTATCTGTACCCCGAGCGCCTCTTCGTAGCCGTCTCCCTGCCTCGAGGAGCGGGACGCGCTTTCCGGGCGGCATCCGAGCTTGACGCCAAGTTCAACAGCCGTGGCATTTGCTGCAGAAGGAAGTTATGAAGCTCATTCGCGCCGGCAGCACCCCTTCGACCAAGGGTCCTGCAGACTGGTTTACTGGTAACGTCCGCGTGGAGATGTTGTTCCACCGCGATGCGCCAGACCGGGTGCAAGGTGCCCATGTCACCTTCGAACCCGGCAGCCGCACGGCCTGGCACGCGCACCCCTTGGGCCAGACGCTGATCGTGACCTTCGGGCGCGGTTTCGTCCAGCGCGAGGGCGGACCAATCAAGGAAATCCGCCAGGGCGATGTCGTTTGGTTCGCTCCGGAGGAACGCCACTGGCACGGCGCTGCCCCCGACACCGGCATGAGCCATATTGCCCTTCAGGAAGTGAAGGACGGCCAGGTCGTCACGTGGATGGAGCACGTCACCGACGCCGAGTACCGAGCCTGACACCCAGAGAGACATCCCAATGTATGCAACCATCATGCATGGCCCCGGCGATGTTCGCTACGAACAAGTGCCCGATCCCAAGATCGAAAAGCCCACAGACGCCATCATCAAACTGTCGGCTACCTGCATCTGCGGCTCCGATCTCTGGCCGTACCGCGGGTTGTCGCCGCAGGACGGACCGGCCCCGATGGGCCATGAATACTGCGGCGTGGTGGTTGAGGTCGGCTCTGAGGTCCGTTCGATCAAACCCGGCCAGTTCGTTGTGGGCTCTTTCTGTCTTTCGGACAACACCTGCCCACATTGTCGATTCGGCTTCCAGTCCTCTTGCCAGCAACGCGAGTTCATGACCGGGGCGCAGGCGCCCTATGCTCGTGTCCCGCTGGCCGATGGCACGCTGGTCGCGACGGCGGAGATGCCGGACGCGGGGATGATTCCGCACATGCTGGCTACCTCGGACGTGCTCGGCACCGGTCTGTATGGCGCGGTCGCCGCCAATGTGCGCGAGGGTGGCACGGTCGTCGTGGTTGGGGACGGCGCGGTCGGGCTGATGGGCGTGATGGCCGCTTCGCAACTGGGCGCGGGGCGCATCATTGCCATGAGCCGGCACGCGACTCGCCAGCGATTGGCCCGCGAATTCGGCGCCACCGACATCGTCGAGGAACGCGGCGAGGATGGCATCGCCCGCATCATGGACATGACCGATGGTGTTGGCGCCGAGTCCGTGATCGAAGCCGTGGGCATGGCGCAGTCGCTGGAGCAGGCCATGGGCGTCTGCCGTCCCGGCGGGACCATCGGCTACGTCGGCGTGCCGCACGGTGTCAGCTTCGGCGGCCAGCAGTTGTTCTTCAGGCAGCAGCGCATGCTGGGTGGCCCGGCCCCAGTGCGCCGCTTCCTGCCCGACCTGATGAATCGCGTGCTGAAAGGCAGGATCGAACCCGGCAAGGTGTTCGACCTTGTTCTGCCGATCGCTGAGGTGGCCGAGGGCTACAAGGCGATGGATGAACGTCGCGCCATCAAGACCATGCTGCGCGTGAGAGGATGAGCAACTCGTGACGTCAGAAGGCCTATCGCAATGACAGATGTAACCGTCGTCGTCGGCGCTGGCGGTATTGGCCAGGCCATCGCCCGCCGCATCAGCAGCGGCCGCCACATTCTGGTGGCCAATCACACCCAGGGATCGGCGGATGCCGCCGCCAGTGTGCTGGAGAACGCCGGGTTCGCGACCACCGCCATGCAGGCGGACGTGTCCGACCGCGCCATGGTCCAGGCCGTGGTTGCGAAGGCGCAAGGTATCGGGCCGATCAAGGCCCTAGTGCAGGCGGCGGGCGTCTCGCCATCGCAGGCGCCGATTGCAGCGATCCTCAAAGTCGATCTTTACGGCACCGCGATGTTGCTCGAAGAGTTCGGCAAGGTCATAGCGGACGGCGGCGCGGGTGTGGTGATCTCCTCGCAGTCGGGTTACCGCATGCCCGCACTGACCGCCGAACAGGACGCGCTCCTCGCCACCGCGCCCGCCGAGGAGCTTCTGAAGCTCGATTTTGTGAGGGGCGTCAGGGACACTCTTCATGCCTATCAGATGTCGAAGCGTTGCAACTCGCTTCGCGTGCGCGGCGAGGCGATCAACTGGGCGAAGCGCGGCGCGCGGATCAATTCGATTAGCCCGGGCATCATCGTCACGCCGCTGGCCCATGACGAGCTGCATGGCGAACGCGCCGACTTCTATCAGTCAATGCTGAAGAAGATGCCCGCCGGGCGCGCCGGCACCCCCGACGAGGTCGCGGCCCTAGCATCGCTGATCCTGGGATCGGAGGGCGCCTTCATTACGGGTAGCGACTTTCTGATTGATGGAGGGGCTACGGCGAACTTCTATTACGGCCCTGACGCAGGACACTCATAGAGGCGTCCAGTGGGCGCCGATATCCATCCGATCAATCTGAGGTCGAAGAATGGACACAAGTCGTCTCGAAGCGTTCAGTGATGGGGTATTTGCGATTGCCATTACCCTGCTCGTCCTGGAGATCAAGGTTCCCCCGGTTCAGGTCCTTGGGCTCGGCCTGCTCAACCTATGGCCGTCTTATCTGGCCTATGCGATCAGTTTCATAGTCATTGGCGCGATTTGGATCAACCACCACGCCATGTTCGACTGGATCGTGCGCGCCGATCAGACACTTTTGCTGCTTAACACCCTGCAGTTGATGTTTATCGCATTCTTGCCATTTCCAACGGCAGTTCTATCCGAGGCGTTTCATGCACATTCAGGACACAACATCGCCACGGCATTCTATGCGGGCACTCTGACCACAATCGGGGCTCTTGTGACTGTGATATGGTGGTATGCGGCATCACGCCGGGAGTTGCTGAACGAAGCGATTTCGCCCGAACAGGCGAAGGCTATTGGGAGGCGGTTCCTCATAGGCCCGATGGGCTACGGTTTCGCGACCATTCTTGCATTCGTCAATTCTTGGTTATCGATAGCCATATTCATTGCACTGAATGCGTACTTCCTGTGGCCGCTCCGTCACGGGTTGCGTCATGATGATGGAGAGCCTGAGCAGGCGGCCTAACGCCCAGCATGCAGCGGCCGGCGCTCCGCGCCGCCGCTGATGCTGGGCGCTAGGCGCCCCAGAGCGACGCGCAGTAATGACCACGTGAGGTGGAGCTTGGCGAAGCGAAGGAGCAACCCAGAGGCAGCCGAGACAAGCGCCGCCACCGTCGGCTACGAGGCCCAGCTCTGGCAGATGGCCGACGCCCTGCGCGGCAGCATGGACGCCGCCGAGTACAAGCACGTCGTCCTCGGCCTCATCTTCCTGAAGTACATCTCCGACGCCTTCGAGGAACTGCACGATCGGCTTGTGGTGGACCGATCGAGCGGCGCCGATCCCGAGGACCCCGACGAATACCGCGCGCTCTCGATCTTCTGGGTGCCGCCCGAGGCGCGCTGGCAGTACCTGAAGGCCCAGGCCCGCCAGGCCACCATCGGCCAGCTCGTCGACGACGCCATGGCCGGCATCGAGCGCGACAACCCGGCGTTGAAGGGCGTGCTGCCCAAGGACTACGCCCGCCCCGCGCTCGACAAGACGCGACTCGGCCAGTTGATCGACATGATCAGCAACATCAAGGTCGGCGACGAGGCCAGCCGCGCCAAGGACGTGCTCGGGCGCGTGTACGAGTACTTCCTCTCGCAGTTCGCCAGCGCCGAGGGCAAGAAGGGCGGCGAGTTCTACACGCCGCGCTGCGTGGTCAAGTTGCTGGTCGAGATGCTCGAGCCCTACCGCGGCCGCGTGTATGACCCCTGCTGCGGTTCCTCGGGCATGTTCGTGCAGTCGGTGGAGTTCATCCGCGCACACGCCCAAGGGAACGGCAACCTGCCTGCCGGCAGGCAGGCGGCGGGCAAGGCCCCCAGGGCTTCTAGGCCCGACATCTCGATCTACGGCCAGGAGTCGAACTACACCACCTGGCGGCTCGCCAAGATGAACCTTGCCATTCGCGGCATCGACGGCCAGGTCGCGCACGGCGACACCTTCCACAACGACCGCCACCCCGACCTCAAGGCCGACTTCATCCTCGCCAATCCGCCGTTCAACGTCTCCGACTGGGGCGGCGAGCGCCTGCGCGACGACAAGCGCTGGCAGTACGGCACACCGCCGGCAGGCAACGCCAACTTTGCCTGGGTGCAGCACATCGTCCACCACCTCGCGCCCGCGGGCGTGGCCGGCTTCGTGCTCGCCAACGGCTCGATGTCGTCGAACCAGTCCGGCGAGGGCGAGATCCGCAAGAGCCTGATCGAGGCCGACCTCGTGGACTGCATGGTCGCGCTGCCGGGCCAGCTCTTCTACTCGACGCAGATCCCCGCGTGCCTGTGGTTCCTGGCGCGCGACCGCAAGAACGGCAAGTTCCGCGACCGCCGCGGCCACGTGCTCTTCATCGACGCGCGCAAGATGGGTCGCATGGTGGACCGCACCCACCGCGAGCTGAACGACGAGGACGTGGCCCGCATCGCCGTTACGTACCACGCCTGGCGCGGCGAGCAGGAGGCGGGCGAGTACGCCGACGTCCCCGGCTTCTGCAAGAGCGCCCCGCTGGAGGAAGTGCGCAAGCACGGGCACGTCCTCACGCCCGGCCGCTACGTTGGCGCCGAGGCGCAAGAGGACGACGGCGAGCCGTTCGAAGAGAAGATGAAGCGTCTCACCGCGACGCTGCGCGAGCAGCAGGCCGAGGCCGCGAAGCTCGATGCCGCGATTGCCGCCAACTTGACGGAGCTTGGGTATGGCGGGTGAGTGGCGGCTTCGACAAGCTCAGCCGCCGGGTCCGCTGCGCTGCCGCTGCCTGAGCTTGTCGAAGGCAGCGACACCCTGAGCTTGTCGAAGGCAGCGACACACAGGAGTAGACACGATGCCACACATGTACATTCTTGAATGCGCCGATGGTAGCTATTACACAGGTAGCACATGGGATCTGGAGCGACGCCTGCGTGAACACCAGGCCGGGTTGGGTGCAAACCATACAGCAAAGCGTCTGCCTGTGAAGCTGGTGTATTGCGAACACCATGACCGCGTGGAAGATGCCTTCCACCGAGAAAAGCAGGTACAGGGGTGGAGTCGTCGCAAAAAGCAGGTGCTCATCGCAGAGAATTATGAGAAGCTCGTAGAGTATTCCCGGAATTACACCCAATTTCCGCCCGCGGCTTCGGCGGCTTCGACAAGCTCAGCCGCCGAGGCCGCTGCGCTGCCGCTGCCTGAGCCTGTCGAAGGCAGCGACGCCAACCTGAAGGAGCTCGGGTATGGCGGGTGAGTGGCGCGCGTCGACATGGGGTGACGAGATTTCGCTTGAGTACGGTAAGGCGCTGCGCGGACACGAAACAGCTGTGGGCCGCTGCCGAGTTTACGGCTCGAATGGACCTATTGGGTGGACCGATGAATCTCTCGCTCAAGGCCCCGGTGTGATTCTCGGCCGCAAGGGTGCGTACCGAGGTGTGAGATTCTCCCGCGAGCCGTTCTTTGTCATTGACACAGCGTATTTCGTTGTTCCGAAGTCTGAGCTCGACATGCGATGGCTGTACTACGCCATCAAGCACAACAAACTTGGCGAAGTTGACGACGGCTCTCCGATCCCTTCGACAACACGAGCCGCCGTCTACATGCTCGACCTTGACGTACCCCCGCTC is from Chthonomonadales bacterium and encodes:
- a CDS encoding rhomboid family intramembrane serine protease; amino-acid sequence: MPDTWDHTTPRPSKAPLPILTWLIGALCIAFTAAFHMAPGGRASQFEEIGRLGYLPLTAIWSGGYTALFTSVFVHSGVVHLAANMLGLLVVGRVLEETVHPFAWCAFFVAAAAVASASEIALSSVAPIGVSGVVYAMFGLVWAGRREVPVWRTVATRGNLLIVLGWGLFCVAATWLHVLRVANGAHAGGFLFGLACGYLFVARRHRLFAAAALCGVAALTVCSVSWMPWSASWTQWKGDQEALERNDAAALRWYRRSLRLGAQPPPVLAKILVVERRRGNAAGAERALRELLRYSGARVLRVEPSPAPRAAPGKAPADRTPPTDPAPYDGAP
- a CDS encoding DUF58 domain-containing protein, coding for MSTPLLAPSFLRKLERLALASRRAFAGQMKGENRAPRRGASVEFADYREYQPGDDLRYVDWNTAARLDRLFVKLFVEEEDVLLALLLDTSASMGFGEPAKLEVAIRVAAALGYVGLIQHDRVRVAAFPGAPGTAPAPRRGRAAVPPFFAHLAALRAEGGAPLGPALRDWAAASRGRGIAVVISDFMDTSWREGVGALVARDFQATLLHLLSPEELVPTVRGDVALIDSETRATLPLSVGPALLARYQAALAAHCDGIRAFARARGAGYLRVSTGATLEDIVLKQLRRAGVAV
- a CDS encoding BatA and WFA domain-containing protein; its protein translation is MTLLSPLSLLWFLPAAGAILALYFLRLRRRDVPVPSLLLWSRAVRDVQANAPFQRLRFRWLLVLQLLLALLLSLALAEPVVRATALGGRRLVVVLDSSASMAATDARPTRLEAARAAARRLVSEMNPGDRMVVIEAGPRAQALTAFSDDRAALLRAIDGVAQTDAPARMGDAATLAAALAGAPDAGRVDLFSDGAFTLPPGASWGPAGVVLHRVGRGGANLAIVAAELRPEPRRPRTMRLFVALRSWLSTERRVILELRRSPPSARGVGGELVDAQEAIVAAGAPATVTFEVPIGEGGTTWLVHVDTGDPLPTDDTVRVIAAPPRPIHVLLVTRGNRYLQAALAVIPGSRVTVRPPGRIDDADAYDVVVLDRWAPARPLPASTLWVDCSGEGAPARPMGARATNAVIPVETDHPLLRDVDLGAARWRAVHPGEPQEWAREIASAGPGAAIVAGESDATRALWLGFALDTSAGAFPLAASYPVFVMNVVRWLARAEPAGAVHTGESVRLDVPSAPGRIVVERPDGSRRTMTAPRGGQATFADTVLAGLYRVTGPGGYRRVFAANLANAAESDIAPREVGPAPKGPLPGRPVVITRPLWPLLLIGALALLLLEWWLYHRRPELS
- a CDS encoding cupin domain-containing protein, with the translated sequence MKLIRAGSTPSTKGPADWFTGNVRVEMLFHRDAPDRVQGAHVTFEPGSRTAWHAHPLGQTLIVTFGRGFVQREGGPIKEIRQGDVVWFAPEERHWHGAAPDTGMSHIALQEVKDGQVVTWMEHVTDAEYRA
- a CDS encoding zinc-dependent alcohol dehydrogenase family protein; translation: MYATIMHGPGDVRYEQVPDPKIEKPTDAIIKLSATCICGSDLWPYRGLSPQDGPAPMGHEYCGVVVEVGSEVRSIKPGQFVVGSFCLSDNTCPHCRFGFQSSCQQREFMTGAQAPYARVPLADGTLVATAEMPDAGMIPHMLATSDVLGTGLYGAVAANVREGGTVVVVGDGAVGLMGVMAASQLGAGRIIAMSRHATRQRLAREFGATDIVEERGEDGIARIMDMTDGVGAESVIEAVGMAQSLEQAMGVCRPGGTIGYVGVPHGVSFGGQQLFFRQQRMLGGPAPVRRFLPDLMNRVLKGRIEPGKVFDLVLPIAEVAEGYKAMDERRAIKTMLRVRG
- a CDS encoding SDR family oxidoreductase — its product is MTDVTVVVGAGGIGQAIARRISSGRHILVANHTQGSADAAASVLENAGFATTAMQADVSDRAMVQAVVAKAQGIGPIKALVQAAGVSPSQAPIAAILKVDLYGTAMLLEEFGKVIADGGAGVVISSQSGYRMPALTAEQDALLATAPAEELLKLDFVRGVRDTLHAYQMSKRCNSLRVRGEAINWAKRGARINSISPGIIVTPLAHDELHGERADFYQSMLKKMPAGRAGTPDEVAALASLILGSEGAFITGSDFLIDGGATANFYYGPDAGHS
- a CDS encoding DUF1211 domain-containing protein, which produces MDTSRLEAFSDGVFAIAITLLVLEIKVPPVQVLGLGLLNLWPSYLAYAISFIVIGAIWINHHAMFDWIVRADQTLLLLNTLQLMFIAFLPFPTAVLSEAFHAHSGHNIATAFYAGTLTTIGALVTVIWWYAASRRELLNEAISPEQAKAIGRRFLIGPMGYGFATILAFVNSWLSIAIFIALNAYFLWPLRHGLRHDDGEPEQAA